In the genome of Populus nigra chromosome 9, ddPopNigr1.1, whole genome shotgun sequence, one region contains:
- the LOC133703443 gene encoding UBP1-associated protein 2C-like → MDFIKKRKADENGNSIPTGTTPSSPITPLTPEEIRKIIEPFTKDQLLDILQSATLHHSDVLNSVRSVADGDISLRKLFIRGLSSETTSETLRILFSSSGELEEAIVIHDKNTGKSKGFGFITFKHVDAAMLSIREPSKKIDGRITVTQLASNNSSTTDVSLRKVYVGNVPFEVSSERLLGFFSMYGEIEEGPLGFDKSTGKSKGFAFLIYKNEEGAKAAIADPMKNIDGHQVVCKFAADNRKVNKNSQVGAITQTSQPLTYPPLTGNSQNYGPASTNSYQINTSMTGSGYNGSYRHPPYLGAGLNDGGLNNAGALMYRMPQASGSGVYPDTGSYALPQHQQPSSMSMPMPPRLPHGAGGMYQGMPPYY, encoded by the coding sequence ATGGACTTCATTAAAAAACGCAAAGCGGACGAAAACGGCAATTCAATCCCCACCGGCACCACTCCCTCATCCCCAATCACGCCACTAACCCCCGAAGAAATCCGTAAAATCATCGAACCATTTACCAAAGACCAACTATTAGACATCCTCCAATCCGCCACGCTCCACCATTCTGACGTCCTTAACTCTGTCCGTTCCGTAGCCGACGGCGACATATCCCTCCGAAAGCTCTTTATTCGCGGTCTCTCTTCCGAGACAACCTCAGAAACCCTCCGAATTCTCTTTTCTTCGTCCGGAGAACTCGAAGAAGCTATTGTTATTCACGACAAGAACACAGGTAAATCGAAAGGTTTCGGGTTTATTACATTCAAACATGTAGACGCTGCTATGCTTTCGATTAGAGAACccagtaaaaaaattgatggaagGATTACTGTTACGCAATTAGCATCGAATAATTCGAGTACTACTGATGTTTCGTTAAGGAAAGTATATGTTGGGAATGTGCCTTTTGAGGTTAGTTCTGAGAggttgttgggttttttttcaatgtatggTGAGATTGAAGAAGGCCCGCTTGGGTTTGATAAATCGACTGGGAAATCAAAGGGTTTCGCATTTCTTATATACAAGAATGAGGAGGGGGCAAAGGCTGCTATTGCTGATCctatgaaaaatattgatgggCATCAAGTTGTTTGTAAATTTGCTGCTGATAATAGGAAGGTTAATAAGAATAGTCAGGTTGGTGCGATTACACAAACATCACAACCATTAACGTATCCACCGCTAACAGGAAATTCACAAAATTATGGGCCTGCTAGTACTAATAGCTATCAGATCAATACTTCAATGACGGGTTCTGGATATAATGGTTCTTATAGGCATCCGCCATATTTAGGGGCGGGTTTGAATGATGGTGGACTGAATAACGCAGGGGCTTTAATGTATAGGATGCCACAGGCTTCGGGTTCTGGGGTATATCCAGATACCGGGTCTTATGCATTGCCTCAGCACCAGCAGCCATCGTCAATGTCAATGCCAATGCCACCTCGATTGCCACATGGAGCTGGAGGGATGTATCAGGGTATGCCACCATATTACTGA
- the LOC133703094 gene encoding U-box domain-containing protein 7-like: MSQTLGPNMPETPPSSSIWALSHMKLRFFARVRRFLQTKTTQRNIKSRNKAMVNKEEQVTTADKRSGDGDDDDDSVVLQRSVKRLHFGGLEEKEMAAIEIERLAREDVKMRKLMAELGVIPALVGMVASEVAGRQRVAIKALIELANGTYTNKALMVEAGIFSKLPVNIDVLEEPTRHEFAELILSLSSLANHTQFPLASSEVLPFLIGILESGSSCETKELCLGTLYNLSAVLDNTGALLSNGVVQTLLRLISVKALSEKALATLGHLVVTLMGKKAMENSSLVPESLIEIMTWEDKPKCQELSAYILMILAHQSSVQREKMAKSGIVPALLELALLGSPLAQKRALKLLQWFKDERQTRMGPHSGPQTARIAIGSPVNHREAQEGKKLMKDLVKQSLHKNMELITRRANATSGDSSMLKSLVISTSSKSLPC, encoded by the exons ATGTCTCAAACGCTAGGACCAAACATGCCTGAAACACCTCCTTCCTCCTCTATCTGGGCACTTTCTCACATGAAACTCCGATTCTTTGCTCGTGTCAGGCGGTTCTTGCAAACCAAAACGACACAGAGGAAtattaaatcaagaaataaagcTATGGTCAATAAAGAAGAGCAAGTAACCACTGCGGATAAACGaagtggtgatggtgatgatgatgatgattctgTGGTGCTACAAAGATCAGTAAAGAGACTTCACTTTGGAGGCTTGGAAGAGAAGGAGATGGCAGCTATTGAGATTGAAAGATTAGCTAGAGAAGATGTTAAGATGAGAAAGTTGATGGCTGAGCTTGGTGTTATTCCTGCCTTGGTGGGGATGGTGGCTTCGGAAGTAGCTGGCCGTCAGAGAGTGGCTATTAAGGCCTTGATTGAGCTTGCTAATGGAACTTACAC GAACAAGGCTCTCATGGTAGAAGCAGGGATTTTCTCAAAACTACCAGTTAACATAGATGTTTTAGAAGAACCAACTAGACATGAATTTGCAGAATTGATCCTGTCATTATCTTCCCTGGCAAATCATACCCAATTTCCTCTGGCCTCATCAGAAGTTTTGCCGTTTCTGATTGGAATTCTCGAGTCAGGCTCAAGCTGTGAAACCAAGGAGTTGTGTTTGGGTACTCTATACAACCTGTCGGCTGTGTTGGATAATACAGGAGCTTTGCTCTCTAATGGGGTAGTTCAAACTCTCTTGAGGTTAATATCAGTAAAAGCACTCTCCGAGAAAGCCCTTGCAACACTAGGGCATTTAGTGGTGACCTTAATGGGGAAGAAAGCAATGGAAAATAGTTCACTTGTGCCAGAGAGCTTGATAGAGATAATGACATGGGAGGATAAACCAAAATGTCAGGAATTATCAGCTTATATTTTGATGATTCTAGCTCATCAAAGCTCAGTTCAACGCGAAAAAATGGCTAAATCTGGCATTGTCCCTGCACTTCTTGAATTGGCGTTACTGGGGAGTCCTCTAGCTCAAAAGAGAGCACTAAAACTATTGCAATGGTTCAAAGATGAGAGGCAAACAAGGATGGGGCCACATTCTGGGCCTCAAACAGCAAGGATCGCAATAGGGTCACCTGTAAATCATAGGGAAGCTCAAGAAGGAAAGAAATTGATGAAGGATTTGGTGAAGCAAAGTTTACATAAGAATATGGAGTTGATAACTCGGCGAGCCAATGCTACTTCAGGGGACTCTTCTATGCTCAAGTCCTTGGTTATCAGCACAAGTTCTAAAAGCCTGCCCTGCTAA